Proteins co-encoded in one Synechococcus elongatus PCC 6301 genomic window:
- a CDS encoding GMC oxidoreductase, with protein sequence MAINQTDYDIVIIGTGAGGGTLLHRLAPSGKKILILEQGPYLPREKENWSATEVYGKERYHTHDQWYDKQGTAFRPQMSYWVGGNTKVYGAALLRLRERDFEAVQHRDGISPEWPLKYADFEPYYSQAEALFDVHGEDGNDPTAPPRQTPYPYPAVSHEPRMQEIYDGLKGQGLKPFHLPVGLKLNETERALWDCIRCDSCDGFPCLVRGKADSEVNAVTPALTYPNVTLKTEAKVLRLLTNESGREVTAVETQIGGETVLFKGDVVVVSCGAANSAALLLRSVSDRHPNGLANSSDQVGRYFMKHLTTAMVALNAKKNESVYQKTIAVSDFYWGEDGYDYPMGFIQNTGNVLPDMMPAEAPGLLASLLKFVPRLDVDLGPQYQAAAQHSVGWWFQTEDLPDPNNRVRVVNDQIHLDYTPNNTESTQRLVHRWIDILKAVDRADHVLPFDLYPRSSSPIQVLGHQCGTCRFGEDPTTSVLDLNCQAHDVDNLYVVDSSFFCSSAAVNPTLTIIANALRVGDHLLERLG encoded by the coding sequence ATGGCTATCAATCAAACTGACTACGACATTGTCATCATTGGCACTGGGGCTGGAGGAGGAACGCTACTCCATCGCCTTGCTCCAAGCGGCAAGAAGATTCTGATTCTTGAGCAAGGGCCTTATCTTCCCCGTGAAAAGGAAAACTGGAGCGCGACTGAGGTCTACGGCAAGGAGCGCTACCACACCCATGATCAGTGGTACGACAAACAGGGAACAGCCTTTCGACCCCAGATGAGCTACTGGGTAGGAGGCAACACCAAAGTTTATGGGGCTGCTTTGCTCCGTCTGCGGGAGCGCGACTTTGAAGCCGTTCAACATCGGGATGGGATCTCGCCCGAGTGGCCACTAAAATACGCAGACTTTGAGCCTTACTACAGTCAAGCTGAAGCCCTATTTGATGTTCACGGCGAGGATGGCAACGATCCCACCGCCCCACCGCGCCAAACTCCTTACCCCTATCCGGCAGTCAGTCATGAACCCCGCATGCAGGAGATCTATGACGGGCTGAAAGGACAAGGACTGAAGCCGTTCCATTTGCCCGTAGGTCTCAAACTTAACGAGACAGAGCGTGCCCTCTGGGACTGCATCCGCTGCGATAGCTGTGATGGTTTTCCCTGTTTGGTGCGGGGCAAAGCCGATAGTGAAGTTAATGCCGTCACACCAGCGCTGACTTACCCAAACGTCACCCTCAAGACCGAGGCCAAAGTACTGCGGTTACTGACCAATGAATCGGGCCGCGAGGTGACGGCAGTGGAAACCCAAATTGGTGGTGAGACTGTTCTGTTCAAGGGCGATGTGGTGGTGGTCAGTTGTGGCGCTGCGAACTCCGCCGCTCTGCTGCTGCGATCGGTGAGCGATCGCCATCCCAATGGCCTAGCCAACAGTTCCGATCAGGTCGGGCGCTACTTCATGAAGCACTTGACGACGGCGATGGTGGCACTTAACGCCAAGAAAAATGAGTCGGTCTACCAAAAAACGATCGCAGTCAGCGACTTCTATTGGGGCGAAGACGGTTACGACTACCCAATGGGCTTCATCCAAAATACGGGCAATGTGTTGCCCGACATGATGCCGGCTGAAGCGCCGGGATTACTGGCATCACTGCTCAAGTTCGTGCCCAGGCTGGATGTTGATTTAGGGCCTCAATACCAGGCTGCGGCTCAGCACTCAGTGGGCTGGTGGTTCCAAACGGAAGACCTGCCTGATCCAAACAATCGGGTGCGAGTCGTGAACGACCAAATTCATTTGGACTACACGCCAAATAACACTGAGTCGACTCAGCGCTTGGTTCATCGCTGGATTGACATTCTGAAAGCAGTCGACCGTGCCGATCACGTTCTTCCCTTTGACCTCTATCCCCGCAGTAGTTCGCCCATTCAGGTGTTGGGACACCAGTGCGGCACCTGTCGCTTTGGGGAAGACCCGACAACATCAGTGCTCGATCTCAACTGTCAGGCTCACGATGTTGACAACCTCTATGTGGTTGACAGCAGCTTCTTCTGCTCCAGTGCTGCGGTCAACCCGACCTTGACGATCATTGCCAACGCTCTACGGGTGGGCGATCACCTGCTCGAGCGGCTGGGCTAG
- a CDS encoding YbjN domain-containing protein: MTALDGFHDHTYPPNLTTMMLTNDLITPDNVSKDLLKAIYDAAFIETAWDDDGDLKIKDELNCTVMISENQTRIMIFTIFEFEEGFSREQKLDLANKINDEYAFVRASLTEYDTLLFDYSFYLKGGLTKKNLVLGTRFFQSIPLEAIHEHGKEMVV, translated from the coding sequence TTGACCGCCCTTGATGGATTCCACGATCACACCTACCCCCCAAACTTAACGACCATGATGCTGACTAACGACTTGATTACGCCCGATAACGTCTCCAAAGACTTACTCAAAGCAATCTATGATGCAGCTTTTATTGAAACAGCATGGGACGACGACGGAGATCTCAAGATCAAAGATGAGCTGAACTGTACTGTCATGATTTCCGAGAATCAAACAAGAATCATGATATTTACTATCTTCGAGTTTGAAGAGGGATTCAGTCGAGAACAAAAGCTTGACTTGGCCAATAAGATTAATGATGAGTATGCATTTGTACGTGCATCTCTCACGGAATATGACACGCTGCTCTTTGACTATAGTTTCTACTTGAAAGGTGGGCTGACGAAAAAGAACTTAGTTCTAGGCACCCGATTTTTCCAGTCGATTCCTCTGGAAGCGATTCATGAGCACGGCAAAGAGATGGTGGTCTAG
- a CDS encoding cupredoxin domain-containing protein: protein MTLLTLFLSGTLTVGNAGWMVAPPPAAIAVTTGSDAAPFRAVAQPVWAKTTVTGAGLVLIGWELWWFLVRRAKPQTAAIAETWQELTITVDGGYQPSHVVVQAGQPLRLHFDRRDPNHCLDEVRFPDFQIAQHLPNNQVTAIEFLPTQPGRYEFTCGMAMFRGVLEVQPASA from the coding sequence ATGACTCTATTAACTTTGTTCTTGTCTGGCACCCTGACTGTCGGGAATGCGGGATGGATGGTCGCTCCCCCGCCTGCTGCAATCGCGGTAACCACTGGCTCGGACGCTGCACCCTTCCGTGCTGTCGCCCAACCTGTTTGGGCTAAAACAACCGTCACGGGCGCGGGTCTCGTCCTGATTGGCTGGGAATTGTGGTGGTTTTTGGTGCGCCGCGCCAAACCCCAGACAGCTGCGATCGCGGAGACATGGCAGGAGCTGACAATTACGGTGGATGGTGGCTACCAACCCAGCCATGTGGTCGTCCAAGCCGGTCAGCCGCTGCGACTTCATTTCGATCGCCGCGATCCCAATCACTGCCTTGATGAGGTCCGCTTCCCCGATTTCCAGATCGCCCAGCACCTACCCAATAACCAAGTCACTGCGATCGAATTCCTCCCCACCCAACCCGGTCGCTACGAGTTCACCTGCGGCATGGCCATGTTTCGTGGGGTGCTCGAAGTGCAGCCTGCCTCAGCCTAA
- the ppk1 gene encoding polyphosphate kinase 1 produces the protein MRLAMTDAAIELNRPENFFNREISWLAFNQRVLHQALDPRTPLLERLKFMGIFSNNLDEYFMVRVASLLQQIEAGVSKRSPDGLTPAEQLEQIRACLGPLVEQQHSHFYRELRPLLAETGIHLLNYNDLNRTQQRYLDQYFAAQIFPVLTPLAVDPAHPFPHISNLSLNLAVLIQDDSVGEEQFARIKVPNILPRFIELPAKTRRRSQQPIVWMGVPIEQVIAHNLSTLFPGMSVIDWFVFRVTRDADLDVKEDEADDLLLAIEQELRKRRLGAGSVVRLEIEAGSPASILEILMNGMDLDPQDVYALPGLLSLEDLMSLTSLPLPELKDQPWTQVVPKRLRRVQMPVGEDLQRSKPSEESEDIFTVIRQRDLLMHHPYDSFAASVEQFVAQAATDPHVLAIKMTLYRTSGDSPIVQSLMQAAEHGKQVLALVELKARFDEENNITWARRLEKAGVHVVYGLVGLKIHTKVVLVVRQERNQIRRYVHIGTGNYNSKAARIYTDLGLLSCREDLGADISELFNYLTGFSKQRDYRKLLIAPVSLREQMIGLIDREIQHAIAGRPAAIRAKMNSLVDPKIILKLYEASQAGVEIDLIVRGVCCLRPGVPGLSDRIRVISIIGRFLEHSRIFSFHNNGQEEFFIGSADWMTRNLDRRVEAITPIEDEAIAAELRAILDISLADDRLAWDLLPSGEYQLRQPVDPETPHSSQQQFMNRAATTR, from the coding sequence ATGAGATTGGCCATGACCGATGCTGCGATTGAACTGAATCGGCCAGAAAATTTCTTTAATCGTGAAATTAGCTGGCTGGCTTTCAATCAGCGCGTTCTACACCAAGCCCTCGACCCCCGCACGCCTCTGCTGGAACGCCTCAAGTTCATGGGGATTTTCAGCAATAACCTCGATGAATACTTCATGGTGCGCGTGGCGAGTCTCTTGCAGCAAATTGAGGCTGGCGTCAGCAAGCGATCGCCCGATGGCCTCACCCCAGCGGAGCAACTCGAGCAAATTCGAGCCTGCCTTGGCCCCCTGGTGGAGCAACAACACAGCCATTTCTACCGAGAGCTACGCCCCCTGCTGGCTGAAACGGGCATCCATCTGCTCAACTACAACGACCTCAACCGCACCCAACAGCGATACCTCGATCAGTATTTCGCAGCGCAGATTTTTCCAGTCTTGACACCGCTCGCGGTTGATCCGGCGCACCCCTTCCCCCACATTTCCAATCTCAGTCTCAACTTGGCGGTCTTGATCCAAGACGACAGTGTTGGCGAGGAGCAGTTTGCGCGGATTAAGGTGCCGAACATTCTGCCGCGCTTTATTGAACTGCCGGCCAAAACCCGCCGGCGATCGCAGCAACCGATTGTCTGGATGGGCGTACCGATCGAACAGGTAATCGCCCACAACCTCAGCACGCTTTTCCCAGGCATGAGCGTGATCGATTGGTTTGTCTTCCGTGTCACCCGCGATGCTGACCTCGATGTCAAGGAAGACGAAGCTGACGATCTGCTGTTGGCGATCGAACAAGAATTGCGTAAGCGACGCCTGGGGGCAGGCTCAGTCGTCCGCCTAGAAATTGAGGCAGGCTCTCCAGCCTCCATCCTCGAAATCCTGATGAACGGCATGGACCTCGATCCGCAGGATGTCTATGCCCTACCCGGTCTCCTGAGCCTTGAAGACCTGATGTCGCTGACGTCCTTGCCGTTGCCCGAACTGAAGGATCAGCCTTGGACGCAAGTGGTTCCCAAGCGATTGCGGCGGGTACAAATGCCCGTTGGCGAAGACCTGCAGCGTTCTAAGCCCAGTGAGGAAAGCGAAGACATCTTTACGGTGATTCGCCAGCGCGACCTGTTGATGCATCACCCCTACGATTCTTTTGCGGCTTCAGTCGAACAGTTCGTTGCCCAAGCCGCAACAGATCCCCACGTGCTGGCTATCAAAATGACGCTCTATCGCACCTCGGGAGATTCGCCGATTGTGCAGAGCCTGATGCAGGCTGCGGAGCATGGCAAGCAGGTGCTCGCTCTTGTAGAACTCAAAGCTCGCTTTGATGAAGAGAACAACATCACCTGGGCGCGGCGCCTTGAGAAAGCAGGTGTGCATGTTGTCTATGGCTTAGTGGGTCTCAAGATTCACACCAAAGTGGTGTTGGTGGTTCGCCAAGAGCGCAACCAAATCCGTCGCTATGTTCATATCGGCACCGGCAACTACAACTCCAAAGCAGCCCGCATCTACACTGACTTGGGGCTCTTGAGCTGCCGTGAGGATTTGGGCGCTGATATTTCTGAACTCTTCAACTACCTGACGGGTTTCTCGAAGCAACGGGACTATCGCAAGCTGCTGATTGCGCCGGTCAGCTTGCGGGAGCAAATGATCGGCCTGATCGATCGCGAAATTCAGCATGCGATCGCAGGGCGTCCGGCAGCGATTCGCGCCAAGATGAACTCGCTAGTTGATCCTAAAATCATCCTCAAGCTCTATGAGGCCTCACAAGCTGGCGTCGAGATTGATTTGATTGTGCGGGGGGTCTGCTGCCTACGACCGGGTGTGCCGGGGTTGAGCGATCGCATTCGGGTGATTAGTATCATTGGCCGCTTCCTCGAACACTCGCGCATCTTCAGCTTCCACAACAACGGCCAGGAAGAGTTTTTCATCGGCAGTGCGGACTGGATGACCCGTAACCTCGATCGCCGCGTAGAAGCGATTACCCCTATTGAAGATGAAGCGATCGCAGCAGAACTGCGGGCAATCCTGGATATTTCCTTAGCCGACGACCGACTGGCCTGGGATTTACTGCCCAGTGGTGAGTACCAACTCCGGCAACCGGTGGATCCCGAGACTCCCCATAGTTCGCAGCAGCAATTCATGAATCGCGCGGCTACCACCCGCTAG
- a CDS encoding heavy metal translocating P-type ATPase: MVNQQTLTLRGMGCAACAGRIEALIQALPGVQECSVNFGAEQAQVCYDPALTQVAAIQAAIEAAGYHAFPLQDPWDNEVEAQERHRRARSQRQLAQRVWVSGLIASLLVIGSLPMMLGISIPGIPMWLHHPGLQLGLTLPVLWAGRSFFINAWKAFRQNTATMDTLVAVGTGAAFLYSLAVTLFPQWLTRQGLPPDVYYEAIAVIIALLLLGRSLEERAKGQTSAAIRQLIGLQAKTARVLRQGQELTLPITEVQVEDWVRVRPGEKVPVDGEVIDGRSTVDESMVTGESLPVQKQVGDEVIGATLNKTGSLTIRATRVGRETFLAQIVQLVQQAQASKAPIQRLADQVTGWFVPAVIAIAILTFVLWFNWIGNVTLALITAVGVLIIACPCALGLATPTSIMVGTGKGAEYGILIKSAESLELAQTIQTVILDKTGTLTQGQPSVTDFLAIGDRDQQQTLLGWAASLENYSEHPLAEAIVRYGEAQGITLSTVTDFEAIPGSGVQGQVEGIWLQIGTQRWLGELGIETSALQNQWEDWEAAGKTVVGVAADGHLQAILSIADQLKPSSVAVVRSLQRLGLQVVMLTGDNRRTADAIAQAVGITQVLAEVRPDQKAAQVAQLQSRGQVVAMVGDGINDAPALAQADVGIAIGTGTDVAIAANDITLISGDLQGIVTAIQLSRATMTNIRQNLFFAFIYNVAGIPIAAGILYPLLGWLLSPMLAGAAMAFSSVSVVTNALRLRQFQPR, translated from the coding sequence ATGGTCAATCAGCAAACTCTGACGCTGCGAGGCATGGGCTGTGCTGCTTGTGCGGGTCGTATTGAAGCCCTCATTCAGGCATTGCCGGGGGTGCAGGAGTGCAGCGTCAATTTTGGTGCAGAGCAGGCGCAGGTCTGCTATGACCCCGCTTTGACTCAGGTGGCAGCGATTCAGGCCGCTATTGAGGCTGCAGGCTACCACGCTTTTCCCCTCCAAGACCCCTGGGATAACGAAGTTGAAGCGCAGGAGCGGCATCGCCGTGCCCGATCGCAACGGCAATTGGCCCAGCGAGTGTGGGTGAGTGGACTAATCGCCAGCTTATTGGTGATTGGCTCGCTGCCGATGATGCTAGGCATCTCAATTCCAGGCATTCCCATGTGGCTGCACCATCCTGGGCTCCAACTGGGGCTGACGCTACCGGTGTTGTGGGCGGGGCGGAGTTTCTTCATCAATGCCTGGAAAGCCTTCCGTCAAAACACCGCCACGATGGATACCTTGGTGGCAGTGGGAACCGGTGCCGCCTTCCTCTACTCCTTAGCAGTCACCCTGTTTCCCCAGTGGTTAACCCGTCAGGGGCTGCCGCCGGATGTCTACTACGAAGCGATCGCGGTGATCATTGCCCTGCTGTTACTGGGGCGATCGCTCGAGGAGCGTGCCAAGGGGCAGACCTCCGCCGCGATTCGGCAGTTAATTGGCTTGCAGGCCAAAACTGCGCGAGTACTGCGCCAAGGCCAGGAACTCACCCTGCCAATTACGGAAGTTCAAGTAGAGGACTGGGTGCGGGTTCGACCTGGGGAAAAAGTTCCAGTCGATGGTGAGGTTATCGATGGACGGTCGACCGTGGATGAGTCGATGGTCACGGGTGAAAGTCTACCTGTCCAGAAACAAGTCGGCGATGAGGTGATTGGCGCCACCCTCAATAAAACTGGCAGCTTGACGATACGGGCGACTCGGGTTGGCCGTGAAACTTTTCTGGCACAGATTGTCCAACTCGTGCAGCAGGCGCAAGCTTCCAAAGCCCCGATTCAGCGCTTGGCGGATCAAGTGACAGGCTGGTTTGTGCCAGCGGTGATTGCGATCGCCATCCTCACCTTTGTGCTCTGGTTTAACTGGATAGGCAACGTGACCTTAGCCCTGATCACGGCGGTTGGTGTCCTGATCATTGCCTGTCCCTGTGCGTTAGGGCTGGCAACCCCGACCTCCATCATGGTCGGAACAGGCAAAGGCGCTGAGTACGGCATTTTGATTAAAAGTGCCGAGAGCTTGGAGCTGGCGCAAACAATTCAGACCGTCATCCTCGATAAAACCGGCACTCTCACCCAAGGACAGCCCAGTGTCACTGATTTTCTGGCGATCGGCGATCGCGACCAACAGCAAACCCTACTCGGTTGGGCAGCAAGTCTTGAGAACTACTCCGAGCATCCTTTAGCTGAAGCGATCGTTCGCTATGGCGAAGCTCAAGGAATCACACTCTCGACTGTCACGGACTTTGAGGCCATTCCTGGCAGTGGTGTTCAGGGTCAGGTTGAAGGCATCTGGCTCCAGATTGGCACTCAGCGCTGGCTTGGTGAATTGGGTATTGAAACCTCTGCTCTACAGAATCAGTGGGAAGACTGGGAAGCTGCAGGCAAAACCGTAGTCGGGGTCGCCGCTGACGGTCACCTGCAAGCAATTCTCAGCATTGCCGATCAGCTCAAACCCAGCTCAGTCGCCGTGGTGCGATCGCTGCAACGACTGGGACTACAGGTCGTCATGCTGACAGGCGATAACCGCCGCACCGCAGACGCGATCGCCCAGGCCGTGGGTATTACTCAAGTCCTCGCAGAAGTGCGACCCGACCAAAAAGCAGCCCAGGTCGCCCAGCTCCAAAGTCGCGGTCAAGTCGTAGCGATGGTCGGGGATGGCATCAATGACGCACCGGCACTAGCCCAAGCGGATGTGGGGATTGCCATTGGCACTGGAACGGATGTTGCGATCGCCGCTAATGACATCACCTTGATTTCCGGCGACCTGCAGGGCATCGTCACGGCGATTCAGCTCTCCCGCGCCACGATGACCAACATTCGTCAGAATCTCTTCTTCGCCTTCATCTACAACGTTGCCGGTATTCCCATTGCAGCAGGTATCCTCTACCCCCTGCTGGGTTGGTTGCTTAGCCCGATGCTGGCCGGCGCTGCCATGGCCTTTAGCTCTGTCTCAGTGGTGACTAATGCCCTACGACTACGCCAGTTTCAGCCTCGCTAA
- a CDS encoding aquaporin family protein, translating into MKMLRALKHHWPEYLIEAWGLGLFMVAAGVVGTLVFYPQSPAYQAIADPFLQRVVMGLGMGLTAMIIMYSPWGKRSGAHINPAVTLTFYRLKKIAAWDAFFYVVFQFIGGLLGVVLVAFLLQTPFTQAPVNYVVTVPGKQGAIVACIAEYFIAVLMMSMVLFTSNQPKLERFTPFFAGCLIVSYVIFESPLSGFGMNPARTVASALPSGIWTAIWLYFLAPIAGMLTAAELYLRMIGPRKIFCAKLYHDPLYRCIHCGHLIHWHRPHLR; encoded by the coding sequence ATGAAGATGCTTAGAGCACTTAAACACCACTGGCCAGAATACTTAATTGAAGCTTGGGGGCTTGGGCTGTTTATGGTGGCAGCTGGGGTTGTCGGAACGCTTGTCTTCTATCCCCAATCTCCTGCCTATCAAGCGATCGCAGACCCTTTCCTACAGCGAGTCGTGATGGGCTTGGGGATGGGTTTGACGGCAATGATCATCATGTATTCACCTTGGGGAAAGCGATCGGGGGCTCATATCAACCCAGCCGTAACGCTCACGTTCTACCGGCTTAAAAAAATTGCTGCCTGGGATGCTTTTTTCTACGTTGTTTTTCAGTTTATTGGTGGACTTCTAGGAGTCGTGCTGGTTGCCTTTTTACTACAAACTCCCTTTACCCAAGCACCGGTCAACTATGTAGTCACGGTCCCTGGAAAACAGGGGGCGATCGTTGCATGTATCGCAGAGTATTTCATTGCTGTACTCATGATGAGTATGGTTCTCTTCACCAGCAATCAGCCAAAGCTAGAGCGATTCACTCCATTTTTTGCGGGCTGTCTCATTGTCAGCTACGTCATTTTTGAATCGCCGCTCTCAGGGTTTGGCATGAACCCTGCTCGAACCGTTGCCTCAGCTTTACCCTCGGGTATTTGGACAGCTATCTGGCTTTATTTCCTTGCACCGATCGCAGGCATGTTAACTGCAGCAGAACTCTATCTGCGAATGATCGGGCCTCGCAAAATCTTCTGTGCCAAGCTCTACCATGATCCTTTGTATCGCTGTATACACTGCGGCCATCTCATTCATTGGCATCGTCCTCATCTGAGATAG
- a CDS encoding glucose 1-dehydrogenase: protein MGKLDNQIALVTGSSQGIGQEIAIRLASEGASVVIDYRSHPEGAEETRKQVEAAGAQCHLAKDHAPEGYVVQADLGDVTQVRNLVAESIKHFGKLDILVNNAGMERRAPFWEVTEADYDMVLNVNLKGAFFAAQALVQHLLETKRPGKIINISSVHEELPFPNFASYCLSKGGIKMMTRDLAVELGEYGITINNVAPGAIETPINTNLLNNPTELNALLGNIPLKRLGKPKDIASLVLFLASPDADYITGTTIFADGGLLWNYHEQ from the coding sequence ATGGGCAAACTCGATAATCAAATCGCGCTCGTTACAGGCAGTAGCCAAGGCATCGGCCAAGAAATTGCCATTCGGCTCGCCTCGGAAGGAGCCAGCGTTGTCATTGACTATCGCTCTCACCCGGAAGGTGCGGAAGAGACTCGCAAGCAGGTAGAAGCGGCGGGTGCTCAATGTCATTTAGCCAAAGATCATGCGCCAGAAGGCTATGTGGTGCAGGCGGATCTGGGCGATGTCACCCAGGTTCGTAATCTTGTTGCCGAAAGCATTAAGCACTTTGGCAAGCTCGATATCTTAGTCAACAATGCTGGGATGGAACGGCGGGCTCCTTTCTGGGAGGTGACTGAGGCTGATTACGACATGGTTCTTAATGTCAATCTCAAGGGGGCTTTCTTTGCTGCTCAAGCGTTAGTACAACATCTTTTAGAAACAAAACGCCCTGGCAAGATTATCAATATCAGCTCCGTTCACGAAGAGTTGCCTTTCCCCAATTTTGCTTCCTATTGCCTCAGTAAAGGTGGCATCAAAATGATGACTCGCGATCTGGCAGTTGAACTAGGAGAGTACGGGATTACGATCAATAATGTTGCCCCAGGGGCGATCGAGACGCCGATCAATACAAACCTGTTGAATAATCCAACCGAGCTGAATGCACTCCTCGGTAATATCCCCCTAAAGCGCCTCGGCAAGCCCAAGGATATTGCTTCCCTTGTGCTATTTCTTGCATCCCCTGATGCTGACTACATTACAGGCACAACGATCTTTGCTGATGGCGGACTGCTCTGGAATTACCACGAGCAATAG
- a CDS encoding DUF305 domain-containing protein produces MKLARWMVNGSPSLGLLLGLTPSAIAMAEDGLAKSGDSFVRSISGDILCAQSDEIRQFSGLLWGDRLPPTSQFK; encoded by the coding sequence ATGAAACTCGCGAGATGGATGGTGAACGGTAGCCCGAGCCTTGGTCTGTTGCTCGGTCTTACTCCCAGTGCGATCGCGATGGCGGAAGACGGTTTGGCAAAGTCGGGGGATTCCTTTGTGCGATCGATTTCTGGGGACATCCTTTGCGCCCAAAGCGATGAGATTCGCCAGTTCAGCGGTCTTCTCTGGGGCGATCGCTTGCCGCCTACTTCCCAATTCAAATGA
- a CDS encoding TerB family tellurite resistance protein produces MNATQRKLLMQLVIGAAWVDGDLDQPERQYLQTLLERQKLDHDPDLLVLLETPIGLPQLEAWLVTFLQGTSTPTRLAALATIANLLMADGVVNRSEHSLLDEIHSLMAQIPASRDEGEYRQAAPGLVQGLSGLVRRALNGAKHLFQ; encoded by the coding sequence GTGAATGCAACCCAGCGCAAACTGTTGATGCAGCTCGTCATTGGTGCCGCTTGGGTCGACGGGGACCTCGATCAGCCAGAGCGACAGTACCTGCAAACTCTTCTGGAGCGGCAGAAGCTTGATCACGATCCAGACTTGCTGGTACTCCTCGAAACCCCAATCGGACTGCCTCAACTGGAAGCTTGGCTTGTTACCTTTCTACAGGGGACCAGCACCCCAACACGCTTGGCGGCTCTGGCCACGATCGCCAATCTACTGATGGCCGACGGCGTTGTTAATCGCAGTGAGCATAGCCTACTGGATGAAATCCACTCACTGATGGCGCAGATTCCCGCAAGTCGCGACGAAGGAGAGTATCGGCAAGCGGCCCCAGGCTTAGTCCAGGGATTGAGTGGTCTCGTGCGCCGCGCCCTAAATGGAGCCAAGCATCTCTTTCAGTGA